One region of Triticum aestivum cultivar Chinese Spring chromosome 6B, IWGSC CS RefSeq v2.1, whole genome shotgun sequence genomic DNA includes:
- the LOC123135794 gene encoding histone H3.2, producing the protein MARTKQTARKSTGGKAPRKQLATKAARKSAPATGGVKKPHRFRPGTVALREIRKYQKSTELLIRKLPFQRLVREIAQDFKTDLRFQSSAVSALQEAAEAYLVGLFEDTNLCAIHAKRVTIMPKDIQLARRIRGERA; encoded by the coding sequence ATGGCCCGCACGAAGCAGACGGCGAGGAAGTCCACTGGCGGCAAGGCGCCGCGGAAGCAGCTGGCCACCAAGGCGGCGCGCAAGTCGGCCCCGGCCACCGGCGGCGTGAAGAAGCCGCACCGCTTCCGCCCCGGCACCGTGGCGCTCCGGGAGATCCGCAAGTACCAGAAGAGCACGGAGCTGCTCATCCGCAAGCTGCCCTTCCAGCGCCTCGTCAGGGAGATCGCGCAGGACTTCAAGACCGACCTGAGGTTCCAGTCCTCCGCTGTGTCGGCGCTGCAGGAGGCCGCCGAGGCATACCTGGTGGGGCTGTTCGAGGACACCAACCTCTGCGCCATCCACGCCAAGCGCGTCACcatcatgcccaaggacatccaGCTCGCAAGACGCATCAGGGGCGAGAGGGCCTAA